One stretch of Actinacidiphila sp. DG2A-62 DNA includes these proteins:
- a CDS encoding 3-deoxy-7-phosphoheptulonate synthase, producing MDDVLLDIRSRPARQQPGWPQDEALRRTAGELATRPPLVEAADLWTLRTLLGRVADGEAQVIQSGDCAEDPAECSKGYIARKAGLLDLLAGAMKLAAHRPVVRVGRIAGQFAKPRSAPHETVAGVELPVFRGHMVNSPDPDPASRRPDPRRLLLGYQAASEAVGHLGWREHGGGLAIDPRVWTSHEALLLDYELPMLRRDAQGRLWLASTHWPWIGNRTNQVDGAHVALLASVINPVACKVGPEMDRDALLALCERLDPEREKGRLTLIARMGAALTADRLPALVAAVRAAGHPVVWLSDPMHGNTVTAPSGLKTRFLDTIEREIQDFQCAVRTGGGVIGGLHLETTPDEVVECVAHSVDVDQVGDKYTSFCDPRLNPWQAVSVISAWQG from the coding sequence GTGGACGACGTTCTGCTCGACATCCGCTCCCGCCCCGCCCGGCAGCAGCCGGGGTGGCCGCAGGACGAGGCGCTGCGGCGTACCGCGGGCGAACTCGCCACCCGCCCGCCGCTGGTCGAGGCCGCCGACCTGTGGACGCTGCGCACCCTGCTCGGCCGGGTCGCCGACGGCGAGGCCCAGGTGATCCAGTCCGGCGACTGCGCCGAGGACCCGGCCGAGTGCTCCAAGGGCTACATCGCCCGCAAAGCCGGCCTGCTGGACCTGCTGGCCGGCGCCATGAAGCTGGCCGCGCACCGCCCGGTGGTGCGCGTCGGACGGATCGCCGGCCAGTTCGCCAAGCCCCGCTCGGCCCCCCACGAGACCGTGGCCGGCGTCGAACTCCCGGTCTTCCGCGGCCACATGGTCAACAGCCCGGACCCCGACCCGGCCAGCCGCCGCCCCGACCCGCGCCGCTTGCTGCTCGGCTACCAGGCCGCCAGCGAGGCGGTCGGCCACCTCGGCTGGCGCGAGCACGGCGGCGGCCTGGCCATCGACCCGCGGGTGTGGACCAGCCACGAGGCGCTGCTGCTGGACTACGAACTGCCGATGCTGCGCCGCGACGCGCAGGGCCGGCTCTGGCTCGCCTCCACGCACTGGCCGTGGATCGGCAACCGCACCAACCAGGTCGACGGCGCGCACGTCGCGCTGCTGGCGAGCGTCATCAACCCGGTGGCCTGCAAGGTCGGCCCGGAGATGGACCGGGACGCGCTGCTCGCGCTGTGCGAGCGGCTGGACCCGGAGCGGGAGAAGGGCCGGCTGACGCTGATCGCGCGGATGGGCGCGGCGCTGACCGCCGACCGGCTGCCCGCGCTGGTCGCCGCGGTCCGCGCGGCCGGCCACCCGGTGGTCTGGCTCAGCGACCCCATGCACGGCAACACCGTCACCGCGCCCAGCGGCCTCAAGACCCGCTTCCTGGACACCATCGAGCGCGAGATCCAGGACTTCCAGTGCGCGGTGCGCACCGGCGGCGGCGTGATCGGCGGACTGCACCTGGAGACCACGCCGGACGAGGTCGTGGAGTGCGTCGCGCACTCCGTGGACGTCGACCAGGTCGGCGACAAGTACACGAGCTTCTGCGACCCCCGGCTCAACCCCTGGCAGGCGGTCTCCGTGATCTCCGCCTGGCAGGGCTGA
- a CDS encoding fatty acyl-AMP ligase: MTILDPVGTPGTGRPGAAAGSLPEILRERGRTQPDDLAFCFLDGGEEPGRSLTFRGLDEAARSTAAGLRAAGVAAGRSALLVHPAGLDFVSSLMGCMYAGVAGAPVQVPTRLRGLERLRRIADDAQATVLLTVAAVRDELLAKFGDSPLLDGLTLLATDELPAADPGEWQDAAPLPEDIALLQYTSGSTGDPKGVMVSHANFLANAAETDDLWPTGRDGVYVSWLPHFHDMGMLFGVIVPIYTGAPSYLMSPEAFIRRPGRWTEAISRFGGTHSAAPSFAYELCVRDAREKGIAPGTDLSRWRVAANGAEPVRWSVIEEFTRTFAAAGFRPEAMCPGYGLAENTLKATGSPGDKAPAVRWVSADALRDDRVETVDPADPQALALVGSGVPVAGTRIRIVAPDTLRPVEEGRVGEIWISGPCVADGYFGRAVETAQTFAARIAGEDRTRTYLRTGDLGFVHDGELYVAGRLKDVIIRKGRNFYPQDIELTVERTTEGLHPNCSAAFSVDDGTSERLVVVVEADGRVLKSTGAEELSRRIEDAVHEGQRLHVDEVVVTRRGSLPKTSSGKVQRRLTRIRYLDGEFVPAGGGARTAGGAA; this comes from the coding sequence ATGACCATCCTTGACCCCGTCGGCACGCCCGGCACCGGACGTCCGGGGGCCGCGGCCGGCAGCCTGCCCGAGATCCTCCGGGAGCGCGGCCGGACCCAACCGGACGACCTCGCCTTCTGCTTCCTCGACGGCGGTGAGGAACCGGGCCGCAGCCTCACCTTCCGGGGCCTGGACGAGGCCGCCCGCAGCACCGCCGCCGGGCTGCGCGCGGCCGGGGTGGCGGCCGGCCGGTCCGCGCTGCTGGTCCACCCCGCGGGACTGGACTTCGTCAGCAGCCTGATGGGCTGCATGTACGCGGGCGTGGCCGGCGCCCCGGTGCAGGTGCCCACCCGGCTGCGCGGCCTGGAGCGGCTGCGCCGGATCGCCGACGACGCGCAGGCGACCGTCCTGCTGACCGTCGCCGCGGTCCGCGACGAACTGCTCGCGAAGTTCGGCGACTCGCCGCTGCTGGACGGGCTGACGCTGCTGGCCACCGACGAGCTGCCGGCCGCCGACCCGGGGGAGTGGCAGGACGCGGCGCCGCTGCCCGAGGACATCGCGCTGCTCCAGTACACCTCCGGCTCCACCGGCGACCCCAAGGGCGTCATGGTCAGCCACGCCAACTTCCTGGCCAACGCCGCCGAGACCGACGACCTGTGGCCGACCGGCCGCGACGGCGTCTACGTGTCCTGGCTGCCGCACTTCCACGACATGGGCATGCTCTTCGGGGTGATCGTGCCGATCTACACGGGCGCGCCCTCGTACCTGATGTCGCCCGAGGCGTTCATCCGCCGCCCGGGCCGCTGGACCGAGGCGATCTCCCGGTTCGGCGGCACCCACTCGGCCGCGCCCAGCTTCGCGTACGAGCTGTGCGTGCGCGACGCGCGGGAGAAGGGCATCGCGCCGGGCACCGACCTGTCCCGGTGGCGGGTCGCGGCCAACGGCGCCGAGCCGGTGCGCTGGTCGGTGATCGAGGAGTTCACCCGGACCTTCGCCGCAGCCGGCTTCCGGCCCGAGGCCATGTGCCCCGGCTACGGCCTGGCCGAGAACACCCTGAAGGCCACCGGCAGCCCCGGCGACAAGGCGCCCGCGGTGCGCTGGGTGTCCGCGGACGCGCTGCGCGACGACCGGGTGGAGACCGTCGACCCCGCCGACCCGCAGGCCCTGGCCCTGGTCGGCAGCGGCGTGCCGGTCGCCGGCACCCGGATCAGGATCGTCGCGCCGGACACGCTGCGCCCGGTCGAGGAGGGCCGGGTCGGCGAGATCTGGATCAGCGGGCCGTGCGTGGCCGACGGCTACTTCGGCCGCGCGGTGGAGACCGCGCAGACCTTCGCCGCGCGCATCGCCGGCGAGGACCGCACCAGGACCTATCTGCGCACCGGCGACCTGGGTTTCGTGCACGACGGCGAGCTGTACGTCGCGGGCCGGCTGAAGGACGTCATCATCCGCAAGGGCCGCAACTTCTACCCGCAGGACATCGAGCTGACCGTCGAGCGCACCACCGAGGGCCTGCACCCGAACTGCTCGGCGGCCTTCTCGGTGGACGACGGCACCTCCGAGCGGCTGGTCGTGGTGGTCGAGGCGGACGGCCGGGTGCTGAAGTCCACCGGCGCGGAGGAGCTGAGCCGGCGGATCGAGGACGCGGTGCACGAGGGCCAGCGGCTGCACGTGGACGAGGTGGTGGTCACCCGGCGCGGCTCGCTGCCCAAGACCTCCAGCGGCAAGGTGCAGCGCCGGCTGACCCGCATCCGCTACCTGGACGGCGAGTTCGTGCCGGCCGGCGGCGGCGCGCGGACCGCGGGCGGTGCGGCATGA
- a CDS encoding anthranilate synthase family protein encodes MSGGSAERADLLARVLAPGAGPFALLYRPQTAPDAVEVLAGTVSYPGTLAELPLHQGPQAPAGHDVLALLPYRQIGERGFAHVDDGTPLVALKIARQQRLPLAEALDRLPDLPIRLTETGFDVSDAEYAERVRRVVADEIGRGEGANFVLRRSFTAVIEDYAPRDAVVLFRRLLERGSGAHWVFVVHTGDRTLVGASPERHVSLAAGTAVMNPISGTYRYPAGGPTLPGVMDFLADRKEADELYMVVDEELKMMARICEDGARMEGPYLKEMAHLAHTEYFLHGGCARDPREVLAETMFAPTVTGSPLESACRVIATYEPDGRGYYSGVAALIGRDGDGAPSMDSAILIRTADIDARGGVRIGVGATLVRHSDPDSEVAETAAKATGLLTALRANAPASAAPAARARVAPTAPAAGTAPAASIAAARPAPALGEHPDVRAALAARNATVAGYWLGADPALTAPDPELAGLRVLMVDAEDTFTAMVRRQLVSLGLDVTLRRYDEPYSFDDGHDLVVMGPGPGDPARLDHPKIAHLHDAVGRLLAGRRRFLAVCLSHQVLSLRLGFELVRKDPPNQGLQRAVDLFGTAERVGLYNTFTAVSAEDKQDVEGVGPVEVCRDPATGDVYALRGPHFASTQFHAESVLTQHGPAVLAGLLRGLL; translated from the coding sequence ATGAGCGGCGGGAGCGCCGAGCGCGCCGACCTGCTGGCGCGGGTGCTCGCGCCGGGCGCCGGGCCGTTCGCGCTGCTGTACCGGCCGCAGACCGCGCCGGACGCCGTGGAGGTGCTCGCCGGCACCGTGTCCTACCCGGGCACGCTGGCCGAACTCCCGCTCCACCAGGGTCCGCAGGCTCCCGCCGGGCACGACGTGCTCGCGCTGCTGCCCTACCGGCAGATCGGCGAGCGCGGCTTCGCGCACGTGGACGACGGCACTCCGCTGGTCGCGCTGAAGATCGCCCGGCAGCAGCGGCTGCCGCTCGCCGAGGCGCTGGACCGGCTGCCCGACCTGCCGATCCGGCTCACCGAGACCGGCTTCGACGTCTCCGACGCGGAGTACGCCGAGCGGGTCCGGCGGGTGGTCGCCGACGAGATCGGCCGCGGCGAGGGCGCCAACTTCGTGCTGCGGCGCTCGTTCACCGCGGTCATCGAGGACTACGCGCCGCGCGACGCGGTGGTGCTCTTCCGCCGGCTGCTGGAGCGCGGCTCGGGCGCCCACTGGGTGTTCGTGGTGCACACCGGCGACCGCACGCTGGTCGGCGCCAGCCCCGAGCGGCACGTCAGCCTCGCCGCCGGCACCGCGGTGATGAACCCGATCAGCGGCACCTACCGCTACCCGGCCGGCGGGCCCACGCTGCCCGGCGTCATGGACTTCCTCGCCGACCGCAAGGAGGCCGACGAGCTGTACATGGTCGTCGACGAGGAACTGAAGATGATGGCCAGGATCTGCGAGGACGGCGCCCGCATGGAGGGCCCGTACCTCAAGGAGATGGCGCACCTCGCGCACACCGAGTACTTCCTGCACGGCGGCTGCGCGCGCGACCCGCGCGAGGTGCTGGCCGAGACGATGTTCGCGCCGACCGTCACCGGCAGCCCGCTGGAGAGCGCCTGCCGGGTGATCGCCACGTACGAGCCGGACGGCCGCGGCTACTACAGCGGCGTCGCCGCCCTGATCGGCCGCGACGGCGACGGCGCGCCGAGCATGGACTCGGCGATCCTGATCCGCACCGCGGACATCGACGCCCGCGGCGGCGTGCGGATCGGCGTCGGCGCCACCCTCGTACGCCACTCCGACCCCGACTCCGAGGTCGCCGAGACCGCCGCGAAGGCCACCGGACTGCTCACCGCGCTGCGGGCCAACGCGCCCGCGTCCGCCGCCCCGGCCGCGAGAGCCCGGGTCGCGCCCACCGCCCCGGCCGCGGGCACCGCCCCCGCCGCCTCGATCGCCGCGGCCCGCCCCGCGCCCGCCCTCGGCGAGCACCCCGACGTGCGCGCCGCGCTCGCCGCGCGCAACGCGACCGTCGCCGGCTACTGGCTCGGCGCCGACCCCGCGCTCACCGCGCCCGATCCCGAACTCGCCGGGCTGCGCGTGCTGATGGTCGACGCCGAGGACACCTTCACCGCGATGGTCCGCCGGCAGCTGGTCTCGCTGGGCCTCGACGTGACGCTGCGCCGTTACGACGAGCCGTACTCCTTCGACGACGGCCACGACCTGGTGGTGATGGGCCCGGGGCCGGGCGATCCGGCGCGGCTCGACCACCCCAAGATCGCCCATCTGCACGACGCGGTCGGCCGGCTGCTCGCCGGGCGCCGCCGCTTCCTCGCCGTCTGCCTCAGCCACCAGGTGCTCAGCCTGCGGCTCGGCTTCGAGCTGGTCCGCAAGGACCCGCCGAACCAGGGCCTGCAGCGCGCGGTGGACCTGTTCGGCACCGCCGAGCGGGTCGGGCTCTACAACACCTTCACCGCGGTCAGCGCCGAGGACAAGCAGGACGTCGAGGGCGTCGGCCCGGTCGAGGTGTGCCGCGACCCGGCGACCGGCGACGTGTACGCGCTGCGCGGACCGCACTTCGCGTCCACGCAGTTCCACGCCGAGTCGGTGCTCACCCAGCACGGTCCCGCCGTGCTGGCCGGCCTGCTGCGGGGCCTGCTGTGA
- a CDS encoding beta-ketoacyl-ACP synthase III, with amino-acid sequence MSARLRTAAAVGGSRILGVGAYRPNRLVSNEEVAAPIDSSDEWIRKRSGITTRRFAAEDESVVSMAAEASLKALAQAGVAPESVDTVLLASMSYLEQSPAGAPQVAHLIGAKEPGAMDVGAACAGFCYALATGDALVRSGTSRHVVVVGSEKMSDIVSGTDRGTAFLFGDGAGAVVLGPSDEPGIGPVAWGSDGGRRELIAHDRTWLDVRDEAGPWPTLRMAGPEVFRWAVATAPRVARRALDLAGLLPQDVAAFIPHQANGRIIDSVARELQLPEGVAVAREVVSVGNTSAASIPLAMEDLLNSVALPSGSPALLVGFGAGLVHAAQVVVLP; translated from the coding sequence ATGAGCGCCCGGCTGCGCACCGCGGCCGCGGTCGGCGGCTCGCGCATCCTGGGCGTCGGCGCGTACCGGCCGAACCGGCTGGTGTCCAACGAGGAGGTGGCCGCGCCGATCGACTCCTCGGACGAGTGGATCCGCAAGCGCAGCGGCATCACCACCCGCCGGTTCGCCGCCGAGGACGAGTCGGTGGTCTCGATGGCCGCCGAGGCGTCGCTGAAGGCGCTCGCGCAGGCGGGCGTGGCGCCGGAGTCGGTGGACACCGTGCTGCTGGCCTCGATGTCCTACCTGGAGCAGTCGCCGGCCGGGGCGCCGCAGGTCGCGCACCTGATCGGCGCGAAGGAGCCGGGCGCGATGGACGTCGGCGCCGCCTGCGCCGGGTTCTGCTACGCGCTGGCCACCGGCGACGCGCTGGTCCGCTCCGGCACCTCGCGGCACGTGGTGGTGGTCGGCTCGGAGAAGATGAGCGACATCGTCTCGGGCACCGACCGCGGCACCGCGTTCCTGTTCGGCGACGGCGCCGGCGCGGTGGTGCTCGGCCCGTCCGACGAGCCGGGCATCGGCCCGGTGGCCTGGGGCTCCGACGGCGGCCGGCGCGAGCTGATCGCGCACGACCGGACCTGGCTGGACGTCAGGGACGAGGCCGGCCCGTGGCCGACGCTGCGGATGGCCGGACCCGAGGTGTTCCGCTGGGCGGTCGCGACCGCGCCGCGGGTGGCCCGGCGCGCGCTGGACCTGGCCGGGCTGCTGCCGCAGGACGTGGCCGCGTTCATCCCGCACCAGGCCAACGGCCGGATCATCGACTCGGTGGCCCGCGAACTGCAGCTGCCCGAGGGCGTCGCGGTGGCCCGCGAGGTCGTCTCGGTCGGCAACACCTCCGCCGCCTCGATCCCGCTGGCGATGGAGGACCTGCTCAACTCCGTCGCGCTGCCCAGCGGCAGCCCCGCGCTGCTGGTCGGCTTCGGCGCCGGCCTGGTGCACGCCGCCCAGGTGGTGGTGCTGCCGTGA
- a CDS encoding acyl-CoA carboxylase subunit beta encodes MEGSTARKIAELERRRAELDAQSAGAPRERQHGKGKLTARERIDLLLDPGSFVELDALVRHRSHTFGMADHRPFGDGVVTGHGTVDGRRVCVYAEDFTVLGGSLGEAFGEKIAKVMDLAVRIGAPLIGIKDSGGARIQEGVVALAHYAELVKRHVGASGVVPQISVIVGPCAGGAVYAPALTDLVVMVDGISHMYVTGPDVLRAVTGDDVTHEELGGGHSHNAVSGAAHYLAHDERDAFEYVQTVLGFLPSNNLSEPPVYAATGPAGPTAADLALDRLIPDRAQQPYDMRQVVETVVDDGELVEVHPLFAPNILCGFARVDGRSVGVVANQPLVLAGALDYDASEKAARFIRLCDSFGVPVLTFVDVPGFLTSVDQERGGIIRRGAKLIYAYCEATVPMVTVITRKAYGGGYGVMGSKHLGIDVNLAWPTAEIAVMGGSGAVSVLHRRELKAAADPEALRAKLRAEYEDTMCTPYMAAERGYVDAVIMPHETREQVSAALLALRQKSTSRLPRKHGNIPL; translated from the coding sequence GTGGAGGGCAGCACCGCGCGCAAGATCGCCGAACTGGAGCGCCGCCGCGCCGAACTGGACGCCCAGTCGGCCGGCGCGCCGCGCGAGCGGCAGCACGGCAAGGGCAAGCTGACCGCGCGCGAGCGCATCGACCTGCTGCTCGACCCCGGCTCGTTCGTGGAGCTGGACGCGCTGGTCAGGCACCGCAGCCACACCTTCGGCATGGCGGACCACCGGCCGTTCGGCGACGGCGTGGTCACCGGCCACGGCACCGTCGACGGCCGCCGGGTGTGCGTGTACGCCGAGGACTTCACCGTCCTCGGCGGCAGCCTCGGCGAGGCGTTCGGCGAGAAGATCGCCAAGGTGATGGACCTCGCGGTGCGCATCGGCGCCCCGCTGATCGGCATCAAGGACTCCGGCGGCGCCCGCATCCAGGAGGGCGTGGTGGCCCTCGCCCACTACGCCGAGCTGGTCAAGCGGCACGTCGGCGCCTCCGGGGTGGTCCCGCAGATCTCGGTGATCGTCGGCCCGTGCGCCGGCGGCGCCGTCTACGCCCCCGCGCTCACCGACCTGGTGGTGATGGTCGACGGCATCTCGCACATGTACGTCACCGGCCCCGACGTGCTGCGCGCGGTCACCGGCGACGACGTCACCCACGAGGAGCTGGGCGGCGGCCACAGCCACAACGCGGTCAGCGGCGCCGCCCACTACCTCGCGCACGACGAGCGGGACGCCTTCGAGTACGTGCAGACCGTGCTCGGCTTCCTGCCGTCCAACAACCTCTCCGAGCCGCCGGTCTACGCCGCCACCGGGCCGGCCGGACCGACCGCCGCCGACCTGGCGCTGGACCGCCTGATCCCGGACCGCGCCCAGCAGCCGTACGACATGCGGCAGGTCGTCGAGACGGTGGTCGACGACGGCGAACTGGTCGAGGTGCACCCGCTGTTCGCGCCGAACATCCTGTGCGGGTTCGCGCGGGTGGACGGCCGCAGCGTCGGCGTGGTCGCCAACCAGCCGCTGGTGCTGGCCGGCGCGCTGGACTACGACGCCAGCGAGAAGGCGGCCCGCTTCATCCGGCTGTGCGACTCCTTCGGGGTGCCGGTGCTCACCTTCGTGGACGTGCCCGGCTTCCTCACCTCGGTGGACCAGGAGCGCGGCGGCATCATCCGGCGCGGCGCCAAGCTCATCTACGCCTACTGCGAGGCCACCGTGCCGATGGTCACCGTGATCACCCGCAAGGCGTACGGCGGCGGCTACGGCGTGATGGGCTCCAAGCACCTGGGCATCGACGTCAACCTGGCCTGGCCCACCGCCGAGATCGCGGTGATGGGCGGCTCCGGCGCGGTCAGCGTGCTGCACCGGCGCGAACTGAAGGCCGCCGCCGACCCCGAGGCGCTGCGCGCCAAGCTCAGGGCCGAGTACGAGGACACCATGTGCACCCCGTACATGGCCGCGGAGCGCGGCTACGTGGACGCGGTGATCATGCCGCACGAGACCCGTGAGCAGGTGTCCGCCGCGCTCCTGGCGCTGCGCCAGAAGAGCACGTCACGGCTGCCGCGCAAGCACGGGAACATCCCGCTGTGA
- a CDS encoding arylamine N-acetyltransferase family protein translates to MTATDTHPIDVDAYLDRIGAARPERPTFEALCDLQERHMMTVPFETLDFALGGIPSMKDEDVYDKIVRQRRGGGCGELNSGFALLLRALGYRVSLLGGRVLHNGREAFRGVHNGHLVLLVELDQPYVVDVGFRWAARKPLKLHERGVQHDAHGGYQLQFSPYGDIEMVHDGVLRWQVETHPRELDDFTSVMWYCATSPEVPGKGQLWASIVTATGRVSLFNRILTEHGEGAKESRELTDDAEFLKEFEHRFGITLDAVPELAPVPAAG, encoded by the coding sequence ATGACCGCCACCGACACCCACCCCATCGACGTCGACGCGTACCTGGACCGGATCGGTGCGGCGCGTCCCGAGCGGCCCACCTTCGAGGCCCTGTGCGACCTGCAGGAACGGCACATGATGACGGTGCCGTTCGAGACCCTGGACTTCGCGCTCGGCGGCATACCGAGCATGAAGGACGAGGACGTCTACGACAAGATCGTCCGGCAGCGCCGCGGCGGCGGCTGCGGCGAGCTGAACTCCGGCTTCGCCCTCCTGCTGCGCGCGCTGGGCTACCGGGTCAGCCTGCTCGGCGGCCGGGTGCTGCACAACGGCCGCGAGGCGTTCCGCGGCGTCCACAACGGCCACCTGGTGCTGCTGGTCGAGCTCGACCAGCCGTACGTGGTGGACGTCGGCTTCCGCTGGGCCGCCCGCAAGCCGCTGAAGCTGCACGAGCGGGGCGTCCAGCACGACGCGCACGGCGGCTACCAGCTGCAGTTCTCGCCGTACGGCGACATCGAGATGGTGCACGACGGCGTGCTGCGCTGGCAGGTGGAGACCCACCCGCGCGAGCTGGACGACTTCACCTCGGTGATGTGGTACTGCGCCACCTCGCCCGAGGTGCCCGGCAAGGGCCAGCTGTGGGCGTCGATCGTCACCGCCACCGGCCGGGTGTCGCTGTTCAACCGCATCCTCACCGAGCACGGCGAGGGCGCCAAGGAGTCCCGCGAACTGACCGACGACGCCGAGTTCCTCAAGGAGTTCGAGCACCGGTTCGGCATCACCCTGGACGCCGTGCCCGAGCTGGCCCCGGTCCCGGCCGCGGGCTGA
- a CDS encoding 2,3-dihydro-2,3-dihydroxybenzoate dehydrogenase: MDEHGKKVVIVTGAAGGIGAEVARVLAEGGSTVAAVDLHAERLRETAEKLAADGLAVTAFPADVSAPSEVDALVGQVESTLGAVDHLVNAAGVLRLGPVDGYCYEDWATTFAVNATGVFLMSRAVVARMVPRGAGAIVTVASNAANTPRSEMAAYAASKAAATMFTKSLGLEVARHGIRCNVVAPGSTDTPMLTSMWTDESGRKGTVEGRPDAYRVGIPLGRIASAANIADAVDFLLSDRASHITMHDLTVDGGAGLGA, encoded by the coding sequence ATGGACGAGCACGGCAAGAAGGTCGTCATAGTCACCGGCGCCGCGGGCGGCATCGGGGCGGAAGTCGCCCGGGTGCTGGCCGAGGGCGGCAGCACGGTCGCCGCCGTCGACCTGCACGCGGAGCGGCTGCGCGAGACCGCGGAGAAGCTGGCCGCCGACGGCCTGGCGGTCACCGCCTTCCCGGCCGACGTGTCCGCGCCCAGCGAGGTCGACGCGCTGGTCGGACAGGTGGAGAGCACCCTCGGCGCGGTGGACCACCTGGTCAACGCGGCCGGTGTGCTCCGCCTCGGCCCGGTCGACGGTTACTGCTACGAGGACTGGGCGACCACCTTCGCGGTCAACGCCACCGGCGTCTTCCTGATGTCGCGCGCGGTGGTCGCCCGCATGGTGCCGCGCGGCGCCGGCGCGATCGTCACCGTCGCCTCCAACGCGGCCAACACCCCGCGCAGCGAGATGGCCGCCTACGCCGCCTCCAAGGCCGCCGCGACGATGTTCACCAAGAGCCTGGGCCTGGAGGTCGCCCGGCACGGCATCCGCTGCAACGTCGTGGCGCCCGGCTCCACCGACACCCCGATGCTCACCTCGATGTGGACCGACGAGAGCGGCCGCAAGGGCACCGTCGAGGGCCGCCCCGACGCCTACCGGGTGGGCATCCCGCTCGGCCGGATCGCCAGCGCCGCGAACATCGCCGACGCCGTGGACTTCCTGCTCTCCGACCGCGCGTCGCACATCACCATGCACGACCTGACCGTGGACGGCGGCGCGGGCCTCGGCGCCTGA
- a CDS encoding isochorismatase family protein, whose protein sequence is MRFTAGIPAIDSYPLPAGDDLPANAADWTVDPDRAVLLVHDMQRYFLRPLPSPGLRDQVIANAAALRDACAAHGVPVAYTAQPGGMSQQQRGLLQEFWGPGMRVDPADRQVVDPLAPAPEDWLFTKWRYSAFFRSGLLDRMRAVGRDQLVVCGVYGHVGVLMTAVEAHANDIQVFMAADAIADFSREHHLLALSYAAGRCAVVSPVAELTEQIAAARDTVRELAAWGAAV, encoded by the coding sequence ATGAGATTCACCGCCGGCATACCGGCCATCGACTCCTACCCCCTGCCCGCGGGGGACGACCTGCCCGCCAACGCCGCCGACTGGACCGTCGACCCGGACCGCGCGGTGCTGCTGGTGCACGACATGCAGCGCTACTTCCTGCGCCCGCTGCCCTCGCCTGGCCTGCGCGACCAGGTGATCGCCAACGCGGCGGCGCTGCGCGACGCGTGCGCCGCGCACGGCGTCCCGGTGGCGTACACCGCGCAGCCCGGCGGCATGTCGCAGCAGCAGCGCGGCCTGCTCCAGGAGTTCTGGGGCCCGGGGATGCGCGTCGACCCCGCCGACCGGCAGGTGGTGGACCCGCTCGCGCCGGCGCCCGAGGACTGGCTGTTCACCAAGTGGCGCTACAGCGCGTTCTTCCGCTCCGGCCTGCTGGACCGGATGCGCGCGGTCGGCCGCGACCAGCTCGTCGTGTGCGGGGTCTACGGCCACGTGGGCGTGCTGATGACGGCCGTCGAGGCGCACGCCAACGACATCCAGGTCTTCATGGCCGCCGACGCGATCGCCGACTTCTCCCGCGAGCACCACCTGCTGGCGCTGTCCTACGCGGCCGGCCGGTGCGCGGTGGTCTCGCCGGTCGCGGAGCTGACCGAGCAGATCGCGGCGGCGCGCGACACCGTGCGGGAACTCGCCGCGTGGGGGGCCGCGGTATGA
- a CDS encoding 3-oxoacyl-ACP synthase III family protein, with the protein MSTAIGILGTGAYFPSHVVTNEEVGGPAGVTDEWIRAKTGIHSRRRAKPDEATSDLATYAARTALEDAGVRAQDVSLIVVATTTPDMLGPACACMVAGNLECPVTTAAFDLHAACSGFPYALSMAERHIRAEGGHALVIGADTYTRFLNPADPRTVVLWGDGGGAVVLGPVPEGRGLIRSRLMSHGAEFGLATIPGIGSREPIGARTLAEGRHYVHMNGRRITEIVKERVPGLVADFLAEAGVDRTEVDHLIPHQGNDMMVRSLGPMFGLDNATVHSTSRDYGNTGSASIPVTLDQARRAGDISPGDTALLVAFGAGITFGFTLLRWQ; encoded by the coding sequence ATGAGCACGGCCATCGGAATCCTGGGAACCGGCGCGTACTTCCCGTCCCACGTGGTGACCAACGAGGAGGTGGGCGGCCCGGCCGGAGTCACCGACGAGTGGATCAGGGCCAAGACCGGCATCCACAGCCGGCGCCGGGCCAAGCCCGACGAGGCCACCTCGGACCTGGCCACCTACGCCGCGCGCACCGCGCTGGAGGACGCCGGGGTGCGCGCCCAGGACGTCTCGCTGATCGTCGTCGCCACCACCACGCCCGACATGCTCGGGCCGGCCTGCGCGTGCATGGTGGCCGGCAACCTCGAATGCCCGGTCACCACCGCGGCGTTCGACCTGCACGCGGCGTGCAGCGGCTTCCCGTACGCGCTGTCGATGGCCGAGCGGCACATCAGGGCCGAGGGCGGCCACGCGCTGGTCATCGGCGCCGACACCTACACCCGCTTCCTCAACCCGGCCGACCCGCGCACCGTGGTGCTGTGGGGCGACGGCGGCGGCGCGGTGGTGCTCGGCCCGGTCCCCGAGGGGCGCGGTCTGATCAGGTCCCGGCTGATGAGCCACGGCGCCGAGTTCGGCCTGGCCACCATCCCGGGCATCGGCAGCCGCGAGCCGATCGGCGCCCGCACCCTCGCCGAGGGCCGGCACTACGTGCACATGAACGGCCGCCGGATCACCGAGATCGTCAAGGAGCGGGTGCCCGGCCTGGTCGCGGACTTCCTCGCCGAGGCCGGCGTGGACCGCACCGAGGTGGACCACCTGATCCCGCACCAGGGCAACGACATGATGGTCCGCAGCCTCGGCCCGATGTTCGGCCTGGACAACGCGACGGTGCACTCCACCTCCCGGGACTACGGCAACACCGGCTCCGCCTCCATCCCGGTGACCCTGGACCAGGCGCGCCGGGCCGGCGACATCTCCCCGGGCGACACCGCCCTGCTGGTCGCCTTCGGCGCCGGCATCACCTTCGGGTTCACCCTGCTGCGCTGGCAGTGA